In the Paenibacillus sp. FSL H7-0357 genome, one interval contains:
- a CDS encoding CPBP family intramembrane glutamic endopeptidase, producing the protein MSTHPISLVETEQHSLAKSIAYHLFPGIIAFLCVLFFTPLLIKSGLTIGLALNLALFLSIVPVQLGLLLYTAKKQTGRFTLEGILPYRQKLPLRQYFIWVPALLGWIILVFFLLEPVGNYLLQYVFNFFPAGFNPAADVLSRYSSGMLLASWASDLILLGIFVPIVEEFYFRGYLLPRLSRYRGASVFINVVLFAVYHFFSPWMAITRIIAIFPMCFIVWRTKNIYVGMAVHVLLNLISSLSQYNLYMG; encoded by the coding sequence TTGAGTACTCACCCTATTAGCCTGGTAGAAACAGAGCAGCATTCGTTGGCAAAATCAATAGCATATCATCTCTTCCCCGGTATAATAGCCTTTCTGTGTGTCCTATTCTTTACTCCATTGTTAATAAAGTCAGGCCTGACGATTGGGTTGGCACTCAATCTTGCGCTGTTCCTTTCGATTGTTCCGGTCCAGCTCGGGCTTCTGCTCTATACCGCCAAGAAGCAGACCGGGAGATTTACGTTAGAAGGTATTCTTCCATACCGTCAAAAACTGCCCTTGCGGCAATATTTCATTTGGGTTCCTGCACTGCTGGGCTGGATTATTTTGGTCTTCTTCCTGCTGGAACCGGTAGGCAATTATCTGCTTCAGTATGTGTTTAATTTCTTCCCGGCAGGGTTCAATCCTGCTGCTGATGTGCTGTCACGGTATTCAAGTGGAATGCTGCTCGCATCCTGGGCCAGTGATTTGATTTTGCTTGGAATTTTTGTACCGATTGTGGAGGAATTCTACTTTAGAGGGTACTTGCTGCCCAGGCTGAGCAGATACCGGGGAGCAAGTGTCTTCATCAATGTGGTTTTGTTCGCCGTGTATCATTTTTTCTCTCCATGGATGGCCATTACCCGAATTATCGCGATCTTCCCGATGTGCTTCATCGTATGGCGCACCAAGAACATCTACGTAGGCATGGCAGTCCACGTTCTGCTTAACCTGATTTCTTCACTGTCACAATATAATCTGTATATGGGCTGA
- a CDS encoding serine hydrolase domain-containing protein has product MKIIRKTYMALLTLVLFAALFSHTTAGAASSFDGAGVDQYMKNAMERLDIPGASLGIVKGDRIIYLQGYGISGPEQKPVTPQTPFILGSTSKSITALAVIQLAEEGKIELEAPVQRYLPWFHLADAEASARITVQDLLHQTSGISEYEGRATMASDDLPLEDYLRGMTGVPLAQPVGAKYQYSNLNYDILGGIIQEVSQQPYGDYVKEHIFKPLDMEHSTAYVEEAQEYGLASGYQPVFGIMMSTPRIDHTASVPDGNLISSAEDLSKYLIAQMNGGHFEDQRVLSKAGMDRMHQPASLIKQGEYYGMGWIISDETVWHNGTTESSSSYLSMDGEYGIVLLFNSVDFLASYDYILQGIGEVLHGQVASVDKLPHYNKIHMTINAVLLLFVILYVWSLYGLIKWKNTKQLTKPGRYIRSMTLLLLNIVLPIAVLIGIPMLLLPWPVALLFLPGIAHFILIFCLLLIAAGVVKIVRIGRDRRSF; this is encoded by the coding sequence ATGAAAATAATTCGTAAAACATATATGGCCTTATTGACGCTGGTATTATTTGCTGCCTTGTTCTCGCACACAACCGCCGGGGCTGCTTCAAGCTTCGACGGGGCAGGGGTGGACCAGTACATGAAGAATGCTATGGAACGGCTGGACATTCCAGGTGCATCACTTGGCATCGTAAAAGGAGACCGGATCATTTATTTGCAGGGATACGGTATATCAGGTCCGGAACAGAAGCCGGTAACACCGCAAACACCATTTATTCTAGGTTCTACCAGCAAGTCCATTACAGCCCTTGCTGTTATTCAGTTGGCAGAGGAAGGCAAGATTGAGCTTGAAGCGCCTGTACAGCGTTACTTACCATGGTTTCATTTGGCAGATGCAGAAGCTTCTGCCCGAATTACTGTCCAAGATTTGCTGCACCAGACAAGCGGCATATCTGAGTATGAGGGCAGAGCAACTATGGCCTCGGATGATCTTCCGCTTGAAGATTATCTCCGCGGAATGACAGGGGTTCCCCTTGCTCAACCGGTCGGAGCAAAATATCAATATTCAAATTTAAACTATGATATTTTGGGTGGCATTATTCAAGAAGTCTCGCAGCAACCGTATGGTGATTACGTGAAGGAGCACATCTTTAAACCGCTAGATATGGAGCATAGTACTGCCTACGTTGAGGAGGCTCAAGAATACGGGCTGGCTTCTGGCTATCAGCCTGTTTTTGGGATTATGATGTCCACTCCACGAATAGATCATACTGCCTCAGTACCGGATGGCAATCTGATCTCAAGCGCGGAGGATCTGTCCAAGTATTTAATCGCCCAGATGAATGGCGGCCATTTTGAGGATCAAAGGGTGCTTTCAAAGGCAGGCATGGACCGGATGCATCAACCTGCTTCGCTGATTAAGCAAGGCGAGTATTATGGAATGGGCTGGATAATCTCTGATGAAACGGTCTGGCATAATGGTACAACGGAAAGTTCTTCTTCCTATTTGTCGATGGATGGAGAGTATGGGATCGTATTGCTGTTCAACTCCGTGGATTTTTTAGCAAGTTATGATTATATCCTGCAGGGGATTGGAGAAGTGCTTCACGGGCAGGTGGCTTCTGTAGATAAACTGCCTCATTATAATAAAATACACATGACTATTAATGCTGTTCTGTTACTGTTTGTTATTTTATATGTATGGTCCTTATACGGATTGATTAAATGGAAAAATACAAAACAGTTGACAAAGCCGGGGCGCTACATCCGTTCTATGACTCTACTCTTACTCAATATTGTTCTTCCCATTGCCGTACTGATTGGTATTCCCATGCTACTGCTCCCTTGGCCGGTAGCTTTATTGTTTCTTCCGGGCATAGCGCACTTTATTTTGATCTTCTGTCTGTTATTGATAGCCGCCGGAGTTGTTAAGATCGTACGGATAGGAAGAGATAGGAGGTCCTTTTGA
- a CDS encoding CPBP family intramembrane glutamic endopeptidase: protein MNTHAIRNEQETEQHSLLKAAAFHLIPGAVTFLFIFFISPILHKAGLTIALSINLETILWLAPAMLGILIYQARRQTGTFSLKGIMPYRQKLPLRHYLILVPVVLGWAVLIFWLMEPVSRVLLEHVFSFYPDWFDASTDDMSRYSHGMLVATWVSDFILIGLLAPVVEELYFRGYLLPRLGRYRGWGLLINVVLFVVYHFFSPWMIITRLIAIFPMYFVVWRTKNIYIGMVAHVLLNLISALSLYSLYFG from the coding sequence TTGAATACTCACGCAATTCGAAACGAGCAGGAAACAGAGCAGCACTCGCTGCTGAAAGCAGCAGCATTTCATCTTATCCCAGGTGCAGTCACTTTTCTTTTTATTTTTTTTATTTCGCCAATATTACATAAAGCTGGACTTACAATTGCGCTTTCCATCAACTTAGAAACGATACTTTGGCTCGCTCCAGCCATGCTTGGGATTCTGATCTATCAAGCCCGGAGACAGACCGGCACATTTTCGTTAAAGGGCATTATGCCATATCGTCAAAAACTGCCCCTGCGGCACTATCTCATTCTCGTCCCTGTAGTGCTGGGCTGGGCGGTTCTGATCTTCTGGCTAATGGAACCGGTAAGCCGTGTTTTGCTGGAACATGTCTTTTCCTTTTATCCTGACTGGTTCGATGCCAGTACTGATGATATGTCCCGCTATTCACATGGCATGCTGGTGGCAACCTGGGTCAGTGATTTTATTCTGATTGGCTTGTTGGCACCGGTCGTAGAGGAATTGTATTTTAGAGGATATCTACTGCCTAGGCTGGGAAGATACCGGGGCTGGGGGTTGCTGATAAATGTGGTGCTGTTTGTCGTGTATCATTTTTTCTCTCCTTGGATGATTATCACCCGGCTGATTGCAATCTTTCCGATGTACTTCGTCGTATGGCGGACCAAAAACATTTACATAGGCATGGTTGCCCATGTATTACTCAACCTGATTTCCGCTCTGTCGCTCTACAGCTTGTATTTCGGATAA
- the bglS gene encoding beta-glucanase, with amino-acid sequence MLKKLYGAGLTLLLAGLLAGAPSVSAATVFDEPLTYFNSATWQQADGYSNGGMFNCTWRANNISFTSGGQLRLALTSPSNNKFDGAEYRSVYKYGYGKYEVSMKPAKNSGIVSSFFTYTGPSDGTPWDEIDIEFLGKDTTKVQFNYYTNGVGGHEKIVDLGFDASQSYHTYAFDWQPGYIKWYVDGALKHTATSNIPSQPGKIMMNLWNGAGVDSWLGSYNGANPLYAYYDWLKYTSN; translated from the coding sequence ATGCTGAAAAAATTGTACGGTGCAGGTCTAACTTTGCTGCTTGCCGGATTGCTGGCGGGGGCTCCGTCTGTTTCGGCAGCCACCGTCTTCGATGAACCTCTGACCTACTTCAATTCCGCAACCTGGCAACAAGCCGACGGCTATTCCAATGGCGGTATGTTTAATTGTACCTGGCGCGCAAACAATATCTCGTTTACCAGCGGCGGACAGCTTCGCCTGGCGTTGACCAGCCCCAGCAACAACAAGTTTGACGGTGCAGAATACCGGTCCGTGTACAAGTATGGCTACGGCAAATATGAGGTCAGCATGAAGCCGGCCAAAAACAGCGGAATCGTCTCCTCTTTTTTCACCTATACCGGTCCTTCCGACGGCACCCCCTGGGATGAAATCGATATCGAGTTTCTGGGCAAAGATACCACCAAGGTCCAGTTCAATTATTATACGAACGGCGTTGGCGGTCATGAGAAGATCGTCGATCTTGGCTTTGACGCTTCTCAAAGTTATCATACGTACGCCTTCGACTGGCAGCCGGGGTACATTAAATGGTATGTGGACGGTGCATTGAAGCATACGGCAACGAGCAATATCCCCTCCCAGCCAGGTAAAATTATGATGAATCTCTGGAACGGAGCCGGTGTAGACTCCTGGCTCGGTTCATATAACGGCGCCAATCCGCTGTACGCCTATTACGATTGGCTGAAATATACAAGCAACTAA
- a CDS encoding AI-2E family transporter, whose translation MEEWSHSKWFRWMIGVLLTLIILYFVWQLRPMLQGIFQFLKAILAPFLAAMIISYVLNPVVSMLAGRKMPRSVAVLLIYAVFLTSIAVIAINLIPMFIEQLEELNEHLPEMTLHAQGLMKNMNSRLIPPGVEMGMNNWFFQLEERLAKGISHFLDNIGTTIGVLFNAFIVPFLVFYILKDFEVFERTVVSCLPRSRRKSIVKLLKDIDEALGNYIRGQFLVCIIIGVLAYIGYAIIGMPYALLFACVVAVFNIVPYMGPFLGAAPAIVMASTLSLRLVLLVAVVNTLCQMLESNVISPQVVGRRLHLHPLLIIFALLVGGEVAGMIGLILAVPCFAAGKVVIQHLMAYYIKRKPV comes from the coding sequence ATGGAGGAGTGGTCACACAGTAAATGGTTCCGCTGGATGATCGGAGTGCTGCTCACCCTGATCATTTTGTATTTTGTGTGGCAGCTTCGTCCGATGCTGCAGGGGATATTCCAGTTTCTAAAAGCGATTCTTGCGCCGTTTCTGGCGGCCATGATCATTTCTTATGTACTGAATCCGGTGGTCAGTATGCTGGCGGGACGGAAGATGCCGCGCAGCGTTGCCGTTCTTCTCATCTACGCCGTATTCCTGACTTCAATTGCGGTCATTGCCATCAATCTCATACCGATGTTTATCGAGCAGCTTGAGGAGCTGAACGAACATCTGCCGGAGATGACACTGCATGCGCAAGGTCTCATGAAGAATATGAATTCCCGGCTGATCCCGCCCGGTGTTGAGATGGGGATGAACAATTGGTTTTTTCAGCTGGAGGAACGTCTGGCAAAAGGAATATCACATTTTCTCGACAATATCGGGACAACGATAGGTGTGCTGTTCAATGCATTTATCGTTCCGTTTCTCGTGTTCTACATTCTCAAGGACTTTGAAGTGTTTGAGCGGACCGTAGTTTCCTGCCTGCCCCGCTCGCGCCGCAAATCGATTGTGAAGCTGCTCAAGGATATTGATGAAGCGCTGGGCAACTATATCCGCGGACAGTTCCTCGTCTGTATTATTATAGGCGTGCTGGCATATATCGGTTATGCCATCATCGGGATGCCTTACGCGCTGCTGTTTGCCTGTGTAGTCGCTGTGTTCAACATCGTTCCATACATGGGCCCGTTTCTGGGGGCGGCTCCGGCCATTGTGATGGCCTCAACCCTATCCCTGCGCCTTGTCCTGCTGGTGGCAGTAGTGAATACGCTGTGCCAGATGCTGGAGAGCAATGTGATCTCGCCCCAGGTGGTCGGACGGAGACTGCATCTGCATCCGCTGCTGATTATTTTTGCCCTGCTGGTCGGCGGAGAGGTGGCCGGAATGATTGGTCTTATTCTGGCGGTGCCGTGTTTTGCGGCCGGAAAAGTCGTAATTCAGCACTTAATGGCTTATTATATTAAGCGAAAGCCGGTTTAG
- the bglS gene encoding beta-glucanase: protein MSAAVWGIWAFASVPKSSAGGVKDDFTEFNTEFWTKTDGYSNGDMFNCTWRGNNISFAGDGLLTLSLTSTSPGEFDGAEYRSLEKYSYGKYEIRMKPAANPGVVSSFFTYTGPSEGEPWDEIDIEFLGKNTRQVQLNYFTGGVGEHEKVIDLGFDASQEFHWYGFDWKKDSITWYIDGRPVHTATENLPSTPGRIMMNLWNGTGVDSWLEPYDGKAPLHAYYDQFRYTPDQSSGK from the coding sequence TTGTCAGCCGCCGTGTGGGGCATATGGGCCTTCGCTTCAGTACCGAAATCCAGCGCCGGAGGCGTGAAGGACGATTTTACAGAGTTCAATACGGAGTTCTGGACCAAAACGGATGGCTATTCCAACGGAGACATGTTCAATTGCACCTGGCGCGGGAACAACATCTCATTTGCCGGTGACGGACTTTTGACCCTGTCGCTCACCAGTACGTCTCCCGGCGAGTTCGACGGTGCGGAGTACCGTTCGCTGGAGAAGTACAGCTATGGCAAGTATGAAATCCGGATGAAGCCGGCGGCCAATCCCGGTGTAGTCTCTTCTTTTTTCACTTATACCGGCCCCTCGGAAGGCGAGCCTTGGGACGAAATCGACATTGAATTTTTGGGTAAAAATACCCGGCAGGTACAGTTGAATTACTTCACGGGTGGCGTGGGGGAGCACGAGAAGGTGATCGACCTCGGTTTTGACGCTTCACAGGAATTTCATTGGTACGGATTCGACTGGAAAAAGGATTCCATTACCTGGTACATCGACGGCCGTCCTGTTCACACGGCGACCGAGAACCTTCCCTCCACTCCGGGCCGCATTATGATGAATCTCTGGAACGGGACAGGCGTGGATTCCTGGCTGGAGCCGTATGACGGAAAAGCCCCGCTCCATGCTTACTATGACCAGTTCCGCTATACTCCGGATCAATCGTCGGGCAAGTAA
- a CDS encoding helix-turn-helix transcriptional regulator, with the protein MQTLQSLQSLQYEELHSHYNRYLSPFLPYSSNDRYTDRIILPESIGSGSISRTRLRPGMEVIMADCQMKDVHTMQLNGNLPMVDLTFWIQGNIEILHSGIQEQISPGLGHLTFGLEQQLELKYAAGMPIAICEIRLSTALFDELMDELGHARYSSALILGGRENLIFHHSILPKVQAILQDIRSHPFAGPMRKMFLEGKALELLALWLQQTLFEDEVPAQRGRIRLRKEDIARVREASGILEKRMEQPPSLLELSKLAGISDSKLKAGFKELFGTTVFGYLKEKRLEKAKELLEMERINVCDAAIMVGYSNPSHFAASFRERFGCNPRDWIIESQRL; encoded by the coding sequence ATGCAAACGTTGCAGTCCCTGCAGTCCCTGCAGTATGAAGAGCTTCATTCCCATTACAACAGATATTTGTCTCCGTTTCTCCCTTACAGCTCAAATGATCGATATACCGATCGGATCATTCTGCCTGAATCCATAGGAAGCGGCAGCATCAGCCGGACACGCCTGAGACCCGGCATGGAGGTTATCATGGCCGACTGCCAGATGAAGGACGTTCATACCATGCAGCTCAACGGCAATCTTCCGATGGTCGATCTGACCTTCTGGATTCAGGGCAATATTGAAATCCTTCATTCGGGAATACAAGAGCAGATTTCCCCAGGTCTTGGCCACCTTACATTTGGCCTGGAGCAGCAGCTTGAACTAAAATACGCGGCAGGGATGCCAATAGCCATCTGTGAAATTCGTTTGTCTACAGCTTTATTTGACGAATTAATGGATGAACTTGGACACGCGCGTTACAGCTCAGCATTGATTCTTGGTGGGCGCGAGAATCTCATATTCCACCACTCGATATTACCCAAGGTGCAGGCTATTCTGCAGGATATTCGCTCCCATCCCTTTGCCGGACCGATGCGAAAAATGTTCCTGGAAGGAAAAGCTCTGGAGCTGCTTGCCCTCTGGCTCCAGCAAACCTTGTTTGAAGACGAAGTGCCCGCGCAGCGGGGCAGAATTCGGCTGCGTAAAGAGGATATCGCGAGAGTGCGCGAGGCGAGCGGGATCTTGGAGAAGCGGATGGAGCAGCCCCCGTCATTACTGGAATTGTCCAAGCTGGCCGGAATCAGTGATTCCAAGCTAAAAGCCGGTTTCAAGGAACTCTTCGGCACTACCGTCTTCGGATATTTAAAAGAAAAACGGCTTGAGAAGGCGAAGGAGCTGCTTGAAATGGAACGAATCAATGTGTGTGATGCAGCGATTATGGTAGGGTACTCCAACCCGAGCCATTTTGCAGCGAGCTTCCGAGAGAGGTTCGGATGTAATCCGCGGGATTGGATCATTGAATCCCAACGCTTGTAA